In one Culex quinquefasciatus strain JHB chromosome 2, VPISU_Cqui_1.0_pri_paternal, whole genome shotgun sequence genomic region, the following are encoded:
- the LOC6048293 gene encoding zinc finger protein 91 → MSSFGESHVLCRVCAKPFESSTMFRLLDELADAFWRVSEIEILAQDSGFPQSCCLMCRDRLQEVGELRALCLDSDRKLRKMIGIGLREEEEGDGIGMDSIDAIPKVEMQEVPESYSCWEDMENRFESSEEDNDKGNHLDSVPDVVKQTPGKTTKENAESKVKRKPKATKSGSDKPPPKTKGPKTPKDPKSFQCTMCGKIYKTSYNLKEHETSHNSDQKNHKCHICLRDFARRKYFLEHLRMHETENQFKCNECDKAYSTNRLLQQHIRVKHSGERPFQCSICPKNFARASSLHVHVQSVHKKIRKKTYRCDKCTRCFEGKTAFERHMNSHEGIKLNQCPHCGNKYEFKAYLLQHIAEKHPETVENLTTCQYCGVGYSTDGYYRKHIVKRHPEHLEVFDQWMKAKREEASTSTSPTMTSISGFHFLCRVCAKPFESSAMVRMFNERNKPLPLAEAFWRVSEIDIHAENSRFPQSCCARCQDRLQEVVDLRALCLESDRKLRKMIGISLKEEEEGEDIGMSNVTAVPKVEVQEVPESYSCWEDRENRFNSSEEESDTEKSPKKARKPRTKELRLGERTDDAAKKGAFPASDFEPNATEKKSKGKTKTKPKTKRQSKTLEEGNASNSKEKTAKGPQSYQCTLCGKIYKSSNNLREHETTHFPDRKNHKCHICSQEFARRNYYLRHMKMHQTENQFKCNECDKIYPSDKKLQEHIRITHRGERPFQCNICSKTFPRSFTLNHHVQAVHEKIRKKTFRCEKCTRTFESKTAYERHMNSHEGIKLNQCSHCGKNYEFKAYLLQHIAEKIRKRWRISAGVSFVGLGTVRMDTTESISSKGIWSTWKHLISG, encoded by the exons ATGTCCTCTTTCGGCGAGTCTCACGTCCTGTGCCGTGTTTGTGCCAAGCCGTTCGAAAGCAGCACCATGTTTCGACTGTTGGACGAATTAGCTGACGCCTTCTGGCGAGTGTCAGAAATCGAGATCCTGGCGCAAGATTCCGGATTTCCACAAAGTTGCTGCCTAATGTGTCGGGACCGGTTGCAGGAGGTGGGGGAATTGAGGGCGCTGTGCTTGGATTCTGACCGAAAGCTGCGTAAAATGATTGGGATTGGCTTGAGGGAGGAGGAAGAGGGCGATGGTATCGGCATGGATAGTATAGATGCGATTCCCAAGGTGGAGATGCAAGAGGTTCCCGAATCTTATTCATGCTGGGAAGACATGGAGAACAGATTTGAATCCAGCGAAGAAGATAACGACAAGGGAAATCATTTGGACTCAGTGCCAGACGTTGTGAAACAGACCCCCGGAAAGACCACTAAGGAAAATGCTGAATCTAAGGTTAAACGAAAACCTAAAGCTACGAAATCTGG ATCGGATAAACCACCACCAAAAACAAAGGGACCAAAAACTCCGAAGGATCCGAAATCTTTCCAATGCACGATGTGCGGTAAAATCTACAAAACCAGCTACAATCTTAAAGAGCACGAAACGAGTCACAATTCAGACCAAAAGAACCACAAATGTCACATTTGCTTGCGAGATTTTGCACGACGGAAATACTTCTTGGAGCACCTCCGGATGCACGAAACGGAGAACCAATTCAAATGCAACGAGTGTGACAAAGCGTACAGTACTAATAGGCTGCTGCAGCAGCACATCCGAGTCAAGCACAGTGGCGAGCGTCCCTTCCAGTGCAGCATCTGTCCGAAAAACTTTGCACGTGCTTCTTCTCTTCATGTGCACGTTCAGTCAGTCCATAAAAAGATACGGAAAAAGACGTACAGATGTGATAAATGTACGCGATGTTTTGAAGGCAAAACCGCCTTCGAGCGGCATATGAACAGCCACGAAGGAATCAAGCTGAACCAGTGTCCCCATTGTGGTAACAAGTACGAGTTTAAGGCGTACCTGCTGCAGCACATTGCCGAGAAACATCCGGAAACGGTGGAGAATCTCACTACGTGTCAGTATTGCGGTGTGGGATACAGCACGGATGGATACTACCGGAAACACATCGTCAAGAGACATCCGGAGCATTTGGAAGTATTTGATCAGTGGATGAAGGCAAAACGTGAGGAAGCTTCAACTTCAACGT CTCCGACAATGACCTCCATCAGTGGGTTTCATTTCCTGTGCCGTGTTTGTGCCAAACCTTTCGAGAGCAGCGCCATGGTCCGGATGTTTAACGAGCGGAATAAGCCCCTCCCCCTAGCGGAAGCCTTCTGGCGTGTGTCGGAAATCGATATCCATGCGGAAAATTCCAGATTTCCACAAAGTTGCTGCGCTAGGTGCCAGGACCGGTTGCAGGAGGTTGTGGATTTGAGGGCGCTCTGTCTGGAATCGGATAGGAAATTACGCAAAATGATTGGCATTAGCTTAAAAGAGGAGGAAGAGGGCGAGGATATCGGGATGAGTAACGTAACTGCTGTTCCCAAGGTCGAGGTGCAAGAAGTTCCCGAATCGTATTCATGCTGGGAAGACAGGGAAAACAGATTCAATTCCAGCGAAGAGGAAAGTGATACGGAAAAATCTCCGAAGAAAGCCAGGAAACCACGAACTAAAGAACTAAGGCTCGGAGAGAGGACGGATGATGCAGCCAAAAAAGGAGCATTTCCTGCTTCGGACTTTGAACCAAACGCTACAGAAAAGAAATCTAAAGGTAAAACCAAGACCAAACCTAAGACGAAACGACAATCTAAAACTTTAGAAGAAGG AAACGCGTCAAACTCAAAGGAAAAGACTGCCAAAGGACCACAGTCTTACCAGTGTACTTTGTGCggtaaaatttataaatccaGCAACAATCTGAGGGAACACGAAACAACTCACTTCCCGGACAGAAAGAACCACAAATGTCACATCTGCTCGCAAGAGTTCGCCCGGCGAAACTACTACCTTCGACACATGAAAATGCACCAAACGGAGAACCAATTCAAATGCAACGAGTGTGACAAAATCTACCCGTCGGATAAGAAGCTACAGGAGCACATCCGCATCACACACCGTGGCGAGCGTCCATTCCAGTGCAACATTTGCTCGAAAACATTCCCGCGATCATTTACGCTAAACCATCACGTGCAGGCAGTCCACGAGAAGATCAGGAAAAAGACGTTCAGATGTGAGAAATGTACGCGGACGTTTGAAAGCAAAACCGCCTACGAACGGCATATGAACAGCCATGAAGGAATTAAGCTGAACCAATGTTCGCATTGTGGTAAAAACTACGAATTCAAAGCGTATCTGTTGCAGCACATAGCCGAGAAAATCCGGAAACGGTGGAGAATCTCAGCCGGTGTCAGTTTTGTGGGGTTGGGTACAGTACGGATGGATACTACCGAAAGCATATCGTCAAAAGGCATCTGGAGCACTTGGAAGCATTTGATAAGTGGATGA
- the LOC6048292 gene encoding zinc finger protein 665: MSSSGEVSALCRVCVVPFENCTMFRLFDERNDPLPIAVAFWRVSEIEIQVEDSRFPQSCCLRCRDRLQEVEDLRALCLESDRKLRKMIGVGLKENKEVQDNGIGHIESFPKVEAFDISESYSCWNDAEGRLDSNGEADIEGPSRSADTVGDTTNKNEFLDSIEDANKGNDADAVKETPKKIFKRKTKSNVKQTPKTLKAGTENQTPKSKSSRKPKSFQCTLCGKIYKSIKSLREHETSHYPVRKNHKCPICSQEFARRKYYSTHLKMHRTENQFKCNECDKAFHEDKLLQEHIRTKHRGERPYQCKLCPKTYTRSSSLFVHVQINHENIKKALYRCDKCTKSFLNRHHYERHVNSHEGLKLNQCPHCGTKYEYKAYLVQHIAEKHPETVENLSRCQYCGVGYSTDGYYRKHIVKRHPEHLREFDQCMKEKRDAMTAGSQSPITANQDAGGSSSTTSYRQTSSEMSFSGKAHALCRVCAIPFESCTMIRLFNERNEPLPIAEAFWRVSEIEILVEDSRFPQSCCIRCRDRLQEVEDLRALCLESDRKLRKMIGLGLNEEEEGEDLGMGTVDVVPKIEIHEASGSYSWWDDTANRHESDKEENGTEELPKVKQSRKSKNIASEKTSFESHDSHFDPNTVEQTPKRKSKKRTPKTPEAGKDGATPKEKPSRDPKTFQCTLCGKIYKSSKNLKEHETSHFPDRMNHKCHICSQEFARRNYYLVHLKMHQTENQFKCNECDKTFSLDKLLQEHISIKHRGERPFQCKLCPKTYPRASTLFMHVKTVHEKIRKKLYRCEKCTMSFVNKTAYDRHMNGRHRGIKLHQCPHCGTDYEFKAYVQQHIAERHPEMVENLSTCQYCGMGYSTDGYYRKHIIKKHPEHLEVFDQWVKAKRDALLGGTQPATTPIPDVGRSDGLDITG, from the exons ATGTCCTCTTCCGGCGAGGTCTCCGCCCTGTGCCGTGTTTGCGTCGTCCCGTTTGAAAACTGCACCATGTTTCGGTTGTTCGACGAACGGAACGACCCACTGCCGATAGCGGTGGCCTTCTGGCGAGTGTCGGAAATCGAGATCCAGGTGGAAGATTCAAGATTCCCGCAAAGCTGTTGCCTTCGGTGCCGGGACCGGTTGCAGGAGGTTGAAGATTTAAGGGCGCTGTGCTTGGAATCGGATCGGAAGTTGCGGAAAATGATTGGCGTTGGCTTGAAGGAGAACAAAGAAGTGCAGGACAATGGAATTGGTCACATTGAATCGTTTCCCAAGGTAGAGGCATTCGACATTTCCGAATCGTACTCGTGTTGGAACGATGCGGAGGGCAGACTTGATTCCAATGGAGAAGCCGACATCGAAGGACCTAGTAGGAGCGCTGATACGGTAGGAGATACGACGAATAAAAATGAGTTTCTTGATTCGATAGAAGATGCCAACAAAGGGAACGATGCTGACGCAGTGAAAGAAACTCcaaaaaagatatttaagaGAAAGACTAAATCTAATGTGAAACAAACTCCTAAAACTCTAAAAGCAGG GACGGAGAACCAAACGCCaaaatcgaagtcttcaagaaaACCAAAGTCATTTCAGTGCACGTTGTGCGGTAAAATCTACAAATCCATCAAAAGTCTCCGAGAGCACGAAACAAGCCACTACCCAGTCAGGAAGAACCACAAATGCCCCATTTGCTCACAGGAGTTTGCACGACGGAAGTACTACTCAACGCATCTCAAAATGCACCGAACGGAAAACCAATTCAAATGCAACGAATGTGACAAAGCGTTCCACGAGGACAAGCTGCTGCAGGAGCACATCCGCACCAAGCACCGTGGCGAACGACCCTACCAGTGCAAATTGTGTCCAAAAACGTACACACGTTCTTCGTCGTTGTTCGTGCACGTTCAGATAAACCACGAAAATATCAAGAAAGCGTTGTACAGATGTGACAAATGTACAAAGTCGTTCCTAAACAGACATCACTATGAACGTCACGTGAACAGCCACGAAGGCTTAAAGCTGAATCAATGTCCTCATTGCGGTACCAAGTACGAGTACAAGGCGTACCTGGTGCAGCACATAGCCGAGAAACATCCGGAAACGGTAGAGAATCTAAGCCGGTGTCAGTATTGTGGGGTAGGGTACAGTACGGATGGATACTACCGGAAACACATCGTCAAGAGACATCCGGAACATTTAAGAGAATTCGACCAATGCATGAAGGAAAAACGTGATGCCATGACTGCTGGATCGCAATCTCCAATCACAGCAAATCAAGATGCTGGTGGATCTTCAAGT ACGACTTCTTATAGACAAACATCCTCAGAAATGTCCTTTTCCGGCAAGGCCCACGCCCTGTGCCGTGTTTGTGCCATTCCGTTCGAAAGCTGCACCATGATTCGGCTGTTTAACGAACGGAACGAGCCGCTACCCATAGCGGAAGCCTTCTGGCGAGTGTCGGAAATCGAGATCCTGGTGGAAGATTCAAGATTTCCGCAAAGTTGCTGCATTCGGTGCCGGGACCGGTTGCAGGAGGTAGAAGATTTGAGGGCGCTGTGTTTGGAATCGGACCGGAAGTTGCGCAAAATGATTGGCCTGGGCTTGAACGAGGAGGAAGAGGGCGAGGATCTCGGGATGGGTACGGTAGATGTCGTTCCCAAGATTGAGATACACGAAGCATCCGGATCTTACTCGTGGTGGGATGATACGGCAAACAGACATGAATCTGATAAAGAAGAAAACGGAACGGAAGAACTGCCTAAAGTCAAGCAATccagaaaaagcaaaaatatagcATCAGAAAA GACGTCATTTGAATCTCATGATAGCCATTTTGATCCAAATACTGTAGAGCAGACACCAAAAAGGAAGAGCAAGAAACGAACTCCTAAAACTCCAGAAGCAGG CAAGGATGGGGCGACACCAAAGGAAAAACCTTCCAGAGATCCTAAGACATTTCAGTGCACGCTGTGCGGCAAAATCTACAAGTCTAGCAAAAACCTGAAAGAGCATGAAACGAGCCACTTTCCGGACAGAATGAACCACAAATGCCACATTTGCTCGCAAGAGTTTGCCCGACGAAACTACTATTTAGTGCACCTTAAAATGCATCAAACGGAGAACCAATTCAAATGCAACGAATGTGACAAAACCTTCAGTTTGGATAAGCTGCTGCAGGAGCACATCAGCATCAAACACCGCGGCGAGCGTCCCTTCCAGTGCAAACTGTGCCCGAAAACGTATCCCCGTGCATCTACGCTGTTCATGCACGTCAAGACGGTCCACGAGAAGATCCGGAAAAAGTTGTACCGATGTGAGAAGTGCACGATGTCGTTCGTGAACAAAACCGCCTACGATCGCCACATGAATGGCCGCCACAGGGGAATAAAGTTGCACCAATGTCCACACTGTGGAACCGATTACGAGTTCAAGGCGTACGTGCAGCAGCACATTGCCGAGAGACATCCGGAAATGGTGGAGAATCTCAGTACGTGTCAGTACTGCGGGATGGGATACAGTACGGACGGATACTACCGGAAGCACATCATCAAGAAGCATCCGGAGCATTTGGAAGTGTTTGATCAGTGGGTAAAAGCGAAACGTGACGCGTTGCTTGGGGGAACACAGCCTGCAACTACACCGATTCCGGATGTCGGTAGATCTGACGGATTGGATATCACTGGTTAA